A region of Paenibacillus sp. 37 DNA encodes the following proteins:
- a CDS encoding carbohydrate ABC transporter permease: MKQTIGEKLFQTANYIFLTLAAFTMLLPLLHLLAVSLSSPVAADSKEVFLWPVGFTFASWKHILQSSGLWQSFGVTVFITVVGTALSMLFSVLTAFPLSRREFMIRKQVMLGIVITMIFNAPMIPFFLTVRELGMMNSIWSLIIPGVIGTFNMVILRTFFMSLPKELDDTARIDGCHDFRILFQIYLPLSKPVLATVSLFYAVGYWNTFQRAVLFLRDPGLWPLQMKLRAYLTSPEELAQVNMFLGDYNFNTTTLKAATILFASVPIILVYPYLQKYFVKGSLLGSLKE, translated from the coding sequence ATCAAGCAGACGATTGGAGAAAAGCTGTTCCAAACCGCCAACTACATTTTCCTGACACTTGCGGCCTTTACGATGCTCCTTCCGTTGCTACATCTGCTTGCGGTTTCCCTGAGTTCGCCGGTTGCGGCAGACTCCAAAGAAGTATTTCTGTGGCCCGTTGGCTTTACTTTCGCGTCATGGAAACACATTCTACAAAGCTCGGGCTTATGGCAATCGTTCGGTGTAACCGTATTCATTACGGTAGTGGGTACTGCGCTTAGTATGTTATTTTCAGTGTTGACCGCTTTTCCGTTATCGCGCAGAGAATTCATGATTCGCAAACAAGTGATGCTGGGCATTGTAATTACGATGATTTTTAATGCCCCGATGATTCCATTTTTTCTGACGGTAAGGGAGCTGGGCATGATGAATTCCATCTGGTCCCTGATTATTCCTGGTGTAATTGGCACATTTAATATGGTCATTCTGCGTACCTTTTTCATGAGCTTGCCCAAAGAACTTGATGACACGGCCCGAATCGACGGTTGCCATGACTTCCGGATTCTGTTTCAGATTTATTTGCCGCTATCCAAGCCGGTTCTGGCTACGGTCAGTCTGTTCTATGCGGTGGGATACTGGAACACGTTCCAGCGGGCGGTACTGTTTCTACGTGATCCAGGGCTATGGCCTCTGCAGATGAAGCTGCGAGCGTATTTAACCAGCCCGGAGGAACTGGCCCAGGTAAATATGTTTCTTGGGGATTACAACTTCAATACAACCACGTTAAAGGCAGCGACGATACTTTTTGCAAGCGTTCCCATTATTTTGGTGTATCCTTATCTACAGAAGTATTTTGTGAAAGGTTCATTGCTCGGATCACTGAAAGAATAA
- a CDS encoding ABC transporter permease: MAELSETSTLQPGVTVNKPVKPSYLRNIRKHWMLYVMILPGILFYIIFKYIPLGGSVIAFQNFQIMKGIWSSPWVGLDNFKFIFTYQDFYHVLRNTALIALYKLVIGFPAPILLALLFNEVRKMLAKRFLQSLFYLPHFLSWVVVGGIVFEVLASGGFVNAVRGWFGFEPILYMQQEQYFRPIVVLSSIWKEVGWGTIIYLAAVSGIDPTQYEAAVMDGANRWKQTIYITLPALFPTILTLFLLNIGNFLELGFDQIYNLLTPMTYSVGDIIETYVYRSGVLQGQYSVTTAIGLFQSVIGFILLWVFNRLARKSGEGLW, from the coding sequence ATGGCTGAGCTGTCGGAAACATCAACGTTGCAACCCGGGGTTACAGTCAACAAACCCGTCAAACCAAGTTATCTGCGTAACATTCGAAAACACTGGATGTTGTATGTCATGATCCTGCCCGGCATTTTGTTCTATATTATTTTCAAGTACATTCCACTTGGCGGAAGCGTGATTGCATTTCAGAACTTTCAGATTATGAAAGGCATATGGAGCAGTCCATGGGTTGGCCTGGATAACTTCAAGTTTATTTTTACGTATCAGGACTTCTATCATGTGCTTCGGAACACAGCTCTGATTGCCTTATACAAACTGGTGATCGGATTTCCTGCTCCGATCCTGCTAGCGCTATTGTTCAACGAAGTGAGAAAAATGCTTGCCAAACGCTTTTTGCAGAGTCTGTTTTATCTGCCTCATTTTCTCTCCTGGGTTGTTGTCGGGGGGATCGTGTTTGAGGTGCTAGCCTCGGGTGGTTTTGTAAACGCTGTCCGTGGATGGTTCGGGTTCGAGCCGATCCTGTATATGCAGCAGGAGCAATATTTCCGACCTATTGTTGTCTTGTCCTCCATCTGGAAAGAGGTAGGGTGGGGAACGATTATATACCTCGCTGCGGTAAGTGGTATTGACCCCACGCAATATGAAGCGGCAGTGATGGACGGAGCGAACCGCTGGAAGCAAACGATCTACATTACATTGCCTGCGTTGTTCCCGACGATCTTAACCCTGTTCCTGCTGAATATCGGCAATTTCCTGGAACTTGGCTTTGATCAGATCTATAACCTGCTGACACCGATGACCTACTCGGTAGGGGATATCATTGAAACGTACGTATACCGCTCTGGTGTCCTGCAAGGGCAATATAGCGTAACAACAGCGATTGGTCTATTTCAGTCGGTGATTGGCTTCATTCTGCTCTGGGTCTTCAATCGGCTAGCGAGAAAATCAGGAGAGGGGTTGTGGTAA
- a CDS encoding glycoside hydrolase family 105 protein, protein MSRPVYFEPEESMAYHSGEDVMHALMSIAGRYIGANPPHPPVYRVSRSGLVRKSDDHRYDFPLEGLFPDMQRGQQVYAWAKLWSDSDQEFIFHITCFGPVRLYHNGVLIYGSAPEEEYPAIPVLKLKCGLVRGWNHFVLEFKSGEKGGGGQFGTGSRKNKPLHFIVPSLERDGEEGWLYSEPLDFPLSEIPSGPMREKATGVNWLPREEDPEKASPYGQLARMYGLTSGMSAYAWTKIGGTKCGKETVLISGEAYSPIEFSVEGKVVFHQEHAGRFRFELPLSAGVQDLTANCVGGDRDWGFRMDATTDEMLTPALDVKGRRGKWLYLGPFQAEQEIDLASCQKMKRTARSGTGEEVYWRTELPDGEVRPFLENEWFGRWNYPLGVTLYGLLQLGKAGQRSDIRDYVLNHIEFASSRFSYSLWDRERYGAAGLNNQLSHIDSLDDCGSFGATMLLADRERKLDGVSEAAAHIADYILHQQPRLEDGTLYRKIGVSRSMDNTMWCDDLYMSIPFLCRYAEWSGDDKLLDEAARQVLLYKKYLYIPERQIMSHVFDVKRGEPTGTPWGRGNGWVLFSLSELLTALPHDHPSYTVLIQFYRELCEGYLALQGRNGLWHQVLTDPESYEETSCTSMFIYAYARGVRKGWLLDPKPYARAAYQGWKGLSERTIDKRGNVYGVCRGSSYSFTNHYYKHELGWNLNDTHGIGIVLLAGLETIAMQEWQTNMRVFAAERVGTPEKLEKSSF, encoded by the coding sequence ATGAGCAGACCTGTGTATTTTGAACCGGAGGAGAGTATGGCTTATCACAGTGGTGAAGACGTTATGCACGCCCTGATGAGCATTGCGGGAAGGTATATTGGCGCCAATCCTCCGCATCCCCCGGTCTACAGGGTAAGTAGATCAGGACTTGTGCGCAAGTCCGATGATCACCGCTATGATTTTCCATTGGAGGGTCTATTCCCCGACATGCAGAGAGGACAACAGGTCTATGCATGGGCCAAACTGTGGAGTGACAGTGATCAGGAATTTATTTTTCATATCACCTGCTTCGGACCTGTTAGGCTATATCATAATGGCGTGTTGATCTATGGTTCTGCACCTGAAGAGGAATATCCAGCGATTCCTGTTCTGAAACTGAAATGTGGACTGGTCAGAGGCTGGAATCATTTCGTTCTTGAATTCAAATCAGGGGAAAAGGGGGGAGGTGGCCAATTTGGCACTGGCTCCCGGAAGAACAAACCACTTCACTTCATTGTGCCTTCGCTCGAACGAGATGGGGAAGAAGGCTGGCTCTACAGCGAGCCTTTGGATTTTCCGTTGTCGGAAATTCCTTCTGGCCCCATGCGAGAGAAGGCCACTGGCGTTAACTGGTTGCCTCGGGAGGAAGACCCCGAGAAGGCATCGCCTTATGGACAGTTGGCACGGATGTATGGACTGACCAGCGGCATGTCTGCGTATGCATGGACGAAGATAGGTGGTACGAAATGTGGCAAGGAGACTGTGCTAATCTCTGGTGAGGCCTACAGCCCGATTGAATTCTCGGTGGAGGGCAAGGTGGTATTCCATCAAGAGCATGCCGGACGCTTTCGCTTCGAACTGCCATTGTCAGCTGGCGTGCAAGATCTGACAGCGAACTGTGTAGGTGGAGACCGGGATTGGGGATTCCGTATGGATGCAACTACAGATGAGATGTTGACACCCGCACTGGATGTGAAGGGGCGCAGAGGCAAGTGGCTGTACCTGGGTCCTTTTCAAGCGGAACAGGAGATTGATCTGGCTTCCTGCCAGAAGATGAAGCGGACTGCTCGTAGCGGAACAGGTGAAGAGGTATACTGGCGAACAGAGCTGCCAGACGGAGAGGTACGTCCATTTCTGGAAAATGAATGGTTCGGCCGATGGAACTATCCCCTGGGCGTCACGTTATACGGATTGCTTCAGCTTGGCAAAGCGGGTCAACGATCGGATATTCGAGATTACGTGCTGAATCACATTGAATTTGCCTCTTCACGTTTCAGCTACTCCTTATGGGACAGAGAACGTTATGGTGCAGCTGGGCTGAATAATCAGCTCTCCCATATCGACAGCCTGGACGACTGTGGATCTTTCGGCGCCACCATGTTGCTTGCCGATCGGGAACGCAAGTTGGACGGCGTTTCAGAGGCGGCAGCTCATATCGCTGACTATATTTTGCATCAACAGCCCCGTCTGGAAGATGGCACTTTATACCGCAAGATTGGTGTCTCCAGATCAATGGATAACACGATGTGGTGTGATGATCTGTATATGAGCATCCCGTTCCTGTGTAGATACGCCGAATGGTCGGGTGACGATAAGCTGCTGGATGAAGCGGCAAGACAGGTTCTTTTGTATAAAAAGTATCTGTATATTCCAGAGCGTCAAATCATGTCCCATGTATTCGATGTGAAGCGAGGTGAGCCAACAGGGACCCCTTGGGGCCGAGGCAACGGCTGGGTACTGTTCTCTTTGTCGGAGTTGCTGACGGCCCTTCCTCATGACCATCCATCCTATACAGTTCTCATTCAATTCTACAGGGAATTGTGTGAAGGGTACTTGGCATTGCAGGGCAGAAACGGACTGTGGCATCAGGTATTAACGGACCCGGAGTCGTATGAGGAAACCTCCTGTACCTCCATGTTCATCTATGCGTATGCCCGAGGGGTGCGAAAGGGTTGGCTTTTAGATCCGAAACCCTATGCACGAGCGGCGTATCAAGGGTGGAAGGGGCTATCGGAGCGCACAATTGATAAAAGGGGCAATGTATACGGCGTATGTCGTGGCTCCAGCTACTCCTTCACGAATCACTATTATAAGCATGAACTGGGTTGGAATCTGAATGATACCCATGGGATCGGCATTGTACTTCTTGCTGGACTTGAAACTATTGCCATGCAAGAATGGCAGACAAACATGCGGGTTTTCGCTGCGGAAAGGGTCGGAACACCGGAGAAATTGGAGAAATCATCTTTTTAG
- a CDS encoding SDR family NAD(P)-dependent oxidoreductase, which yields MTEENNFRTLQHKIGSGFNHNSTAEEVLKDLDLSGQLAIVTGGYSGLGLETTHALVNAGARVVVTARRPAVAKEALSGLEGVEIDALDLADLSSVRAFAERFLASDRNIDMLILNAGIMACPETRVGQGWEAQFATNHLGHFALTNLLWPALASRGGARVVSLASAGHHFSPIRWDDIQFEHGYEKFPAYGQSKTATILFSVELDRRGAEQGVRAFSVHPGGIMTPLQRHMPKDEMIALGWIDESGQVANPAFKTPEQGAATQVWAATSPQLEGKGGVYCEDCDISEMAPEDGGFYGVKKYAIDPEQALRLWKLSVELTDTDIPTT from the coding sequence ATGACAGAGGAAAATAATTTTAGAACTTTACAACATAAAATAGGCTCTGGCTTCAACCATAACAGTACAGCGGAGGAGGTATTGAAAGATCTGGACTTGTCAGGACAGCTTGCTATTGTAACGGGTGGATATTCCGGCCTCGGGTTGGAGACGACACATGCGCTTGTTAATGCGGGAGCCCGTGTAGTGGTGACTGCACGTCGTCCAGCGGTTGCGAAGGAAGCACTTTCGGGTCTGGAAGGTGTTGAAATAGATGCATTGGACCTCGCTGATTTATCCAGCGTTCGTGCTTTTGCCGAGCGATTCCTCGCGAGTGATCGCAACATCGACATGCTGATTCTTAATGCGGGCATCATGGCTTGTCCGGAGACAAGGGTAGGTCAGGGCTGGGAAGCTCAATTTGCAACCAATCACCTAGGCCACTTTGCACTGACTAATCTGTTATGGCCAGCACTTGCAAGTCGGGGTGGCGCACGTGTTGTTTCCTTGGCATCAGCGGGACATCATTTCTCACCGATTCGTTGGGATGACATCCAGTTTGAGCATGGTTATGAGAAATTCCCTGCTTATGGTCAGTCCAAGACAGCAACCATATTATTCAGCGTTGAGCTGGACAGACGTGGAGCTGAACAGGGAGTGCGTGCATTCTCGGTTCATCCAGGTGGAATAATGACGCCGTTGCAGCGTCATATGCCGAAAGATGAGATGATTGCTCTGGGATGGATTGATGAATCTGGACAAGTCGCCAATCCGGCGTTCAAAACACCTGAGCAGGGGGCGGCAACGCAAGTCTGGGCAGCAACCTCTCCTCAGCTTGAGGGCAAAGGTGGTGTCTACTGCGAGGATTGTGACATCAGTGAAATGGCTCCAGAGGATGGAGGTTTCTACGGGGTCAAGAAGTATGCTATCGACCCTGAGCAAGCTCTTCGTCTATGGAAACTGTCCGTGGAGCTGACGGATACGGATATCCCAACCACGTAA
- the murB gene encoding UDP-N-acetylmuramate dehydrogenase: MNIFEQHIPLEKVKFNEPLKNHTFIKIGGKADILIHPTTIDEITKIVEIANIHQLPLTVIGKGSNVIIKDGGIRGVTISLSHFDQIKVSEDSMIAQSGVDIIDVSRLALEHSLTGLEFACGIPGSTGGALYMNAGAYGGQIADVVERATVITKDGAVLEIPREEMKFGYRNSLFKMDHYIILEAEFGLKKGNKEDIASKMKELTFLRESKQPLEFPSCGSVFKRPEGHFAGKLIQDCNLQGTRIGGAEISMKHAGFIVNVDHATAQDYMDLIQFIQKKVYDTFQVELETEVIFLGE, from the coding sequence ATGAATATTTTTGAGCAACACATACCTTTGGAAAAAGTGAAATTTAATGAACCGCTAAAAAATCACACGTTTATTAAAATTGGTGGTAAAGCAGATATCCTCATCCATCCAACAACGATAGACGAAATCACTAAAATCGTAGAGATTGCCAACATACATCAATTGCCGCTGACGGTTATTGGCAAAGGCTCCAACGTCATCATTAAAGATGGAGGCATCCGTGGTGTAACCATTTCCCTTAGTCATTTCGATCAAATTAAAGTGAGTGAGGACAGCATGATTGCCCAAAGCGGTGTTGATATCATTGATGTATCCAGACTTGCTTTGGAGCATAGCTTAACTGGTTTGGAGTTTGCTTGCGGTATTCCCGGCAGCACGGGGGGCGCACTTTACATGAATGCGGGTGCCTATGGCGGTCAGATCGCAGATGTTGTTGAACGTGCGACTGTGATCACCAAAGACGGTGCAGTGTTGGAGATCCCGCGAGAAGAGATGAAGTTTGGATATCGAAATAGTCTCTTCAAGATGGATCACTATATCATACTGGAGGCCGAATTCGGGCTCAAAAAAGGAAACAAGGAAGATATTGCAAGTAAAATGAAGGAATTAACGTTCCTGAGAGAATCCAAGCAGCCGCTGGAATTCCCCTCTTGTGGAAGTGTATTTAAACGACCCGAAGGACATTTTGCCGGTAAACTGATTCAGGATTGTAACTTGCAGGGCACTCGCATCGGGGGCGCTGAAATTTCCATGAAGCATGCAGGTTTTATCGTAAATGTGGATCACGCTACTGCCCAGGATTATATGGATCTGATCCAATTTATTCAGAAGAAAGTATATGATACGTTCCAAGTTGAATTGGAAACCGAAGTCATCTTTCTGGGAGAGTAA
- a CDS encoding Gfo/Idh/MocA family protein, protein MKKRYALCGVSGRALGQFAKPIHELFSHNSEVVALLDTDPARFEVYRARFPEHTEVAVYGASDFGVMVDETRPDCIIVAGRDDTHAHYIVAALERDLDVITEKPMTTTGADARRILEAEARSKGNVIVTFNYRYMPIHMRIKELIQKGKLGRVTSIDLNWYIDTHHGSSYFKRWNRERAFSGGLSVHKSTHHFDLVQWWINQKPVEVFAYGALNYYGAEGEWNPAQEDGRHCRTCHVSEDCAYYSRWTSRSRQIRVPDDHLNQLGTASQQEFPYTSYRPDQCIFDSTIEIEDTYAATVKYSGGALMSYSVNFSLPYEGYRLAINGTKGRLETLEYHMPARTPFPTPVQTIDYFPLFGSKETIHVVHREGGHGGGDPLLLEDIFLGEDKRRPYRILSGAEDGAYSVAAGEAVWRSVEEHRPISIDEVLGGWNSRVPTHKGREK, encoded by the coding sequence ATGAAAAAGAGATATGCCCTATGCGGGGTCAGCGGCAGAGCATTGGGACAATTTGCAAAACCAATTCATGAGCTGTTCTCTCATAATTCAGAGGTTGTCGCTTTGCTGGATACCGATCCTGCACGATTTGAAGTATATCGCGCCCGTTTTCCTGAGCACACAGAAGTAGCAGTATATGGAGCTTCGGATTTCGGGGTTATGGTCGATGAGACGCGGCCTGACTGTATCATCGTGGCTGGCAGGGACGATACTCATGCCCACTATATTGTTGCCGCGTTGGAGCGGGATCTCGATGTTATCACCGAAAAGCCGATGACGACTACTGGAGCTGATGCCAGACGCATTCTGGAAGCAGAAGCAAGGAGTAAGGGCAACGTCATCGTAACGTTCAATTATCGGTATATGCCGATCCATATGCGCATCAAGGAATTGATTCAGAAGGGGAAGCTCGGTCGCGTCACTTCCATCGACCTTAACTGGTATATCGATACCCATCACGGCTCCAGTTATTTTAAACGGTGGAACCGTGAACGGGCATTCTCGGGCGGTCTGTCTGTCCATAAAAGTACCCACCACTTTGATCTGGTCCAGTGGTGGATCAATCAAAAGCCAGTTGAAGTTTTTGCCTATGGAGCACTGAACTATTACGGGGCTGAAGGTGAATGGAATCCGGCACAGGAGGACGGAAGACATTGCCGTACATGCCATGTCTCAGAAGATTGCGCCTATTATTCCCGCTGGACGTCCCGCAGTCGTCAGATCCGGGTACCGGATGACCATCTGAACCAGCTCGGTACAGCAAGCCAGCAGGAGTTTCCATACACTTCATACCGCCCCGACCAGTGTATCTTCGATTCCACCATTGAGATTGAAGACACGTATGCCGCAACAGTGAAATATAGTGGCGGCGCGCTGATGAGTTATTCGGTCAATTTCTCACTTCCTTACGAAGGGTACCGTTTGGCGATAAATGGCACGAAGGGCAGGCTAGAAACATTGGAGTATCATATGCCGGCCCGGACGCCTTTTCCCACACCCGTCCAGACGATCGATTACTTTCCGCTCTTTGGTTCAAAAGAAACGATCCATGTTGTTCATCGTGAAGGCGGACATGGAGGAGGAGATCCACTGCTGCTGGAGGATATTTTTCTCGGCGAAGATAAGAGACGCCCTTACCGAATTCTGTCTGGCGCTGAAGACGGCGCTTATTCCGTTGCCGCTGGAGAAGCAGTGTGGCGATCTGTGGAAGAGCATCGGCCTATTTCCATAGACGAAGTGCTGGGTGGTTGGAACAGCAGAGTGCCCACACACAAAGGGAGGGAGAAGTGA
- a CDS encoding extracellular solute-binding protein produces MRKQLTRKMMPLMLSLAMLLVAGCGSATTSSGNDVGNGEDSGGAAKVKVFKSHMGVGSLPTADNPHVKYIAEQTGVQYELITTPPGSEPSEYLNLMIASDELPDILRPIGGIEQTLIQQGGALPLDELLPEYAPHVWESIPQEAWDIVRSASPDGKIYYVPKVFLVPERAPLIRQDWVDKVDMEMPKTTDDYVELLTAFRDKDPNGNGKPDELPTSGREFGRWMDHLFAMYGVAMWEGYPEWDEYDGKIQYAGTTDNMREAIKFIRMLYVEKLLDNETFLNKGEVWQAKINNNLVGSWYHLPANVRDRYNAMLTQAPDAYIAAMPLPKAEGFEAFVTQKSMGEPEWMIPATKQDNAPNALKLLDFFYNPENDEFGRFGLEGEQHEVKDGRKVILPPADNKPLALGMKNLTTAEDMNKRIEETYPEDQQQMVKDMFKVSTADARQIAGDGLPASVYEGFPDIQSHKLFQEVLTKIVIGELPIEAYDEYVKKWNASGGEVVTQRVQEWYEKVRK; encoded by the coding sequence ATGAGAAAACAACTTACCCGCAAGATGATGCCGCTAATGCTCAGTCTAGCCATGCTGTTGGTCGCTGGTTGTGGATCAGCGACTACAAGTTCCGGAAATGACGTTGGTAACGGCGAAGACAGTGGTGGAGCTGCAAAAGTCAAAGTATTCAAAAGCCATATGGGCGTTGGCAGCTTGCCAACTGCGGATAATCCACATGTGAAATACATTGCTGAACAGACGGGAGTCCAGTATGAGCTCATTACAACGCCTCCCGGTTCGGAGCCATCCGAATACTTGAACCTGATGATTGCCTCCGATGAACTGCCAGATATCCTGCGTCCGATTGGAGGCATTGAGCAGACACTGATTCAGCAGGGAGGCGCGTTACCACTGGATGAACTCCTGCCTGAATATGCACCCCATGTGTGGGAGAGTATTCCTCAGGAAGCTTGGGATATCGTTCGCTCTGCTTCCCCTGATGGCAAAATCTATTATGTGCCCAAGGTATTCCTTGTGCCTGAACGTGCACCGTTAATTCGTCAGGATTGGGTGGATAAGGTGGACATGGAGATGCCAAAGACCACTGATGATTATGTCGAGCTGCTCACAGCTTTCCGTGACAAGGACCCGAATGGCAACGGCAAACCGGATGAACTGCCAACAAGCGGCAGGGAATTCGGCAGATGGATGGACCATTTGTTTGCGATGTACGGGGTAGCGATGTGGGAAGGGTATCCCGAATGGGATGAATACGATGGAAAAATCCAGTACGCAGGGACTACCGACAATATGCGGGAAGCAATCAAGTTCATTCGCATGTTATATGTGGAAAAACTGCTGGACAATGAAACCTTCCTGAACAAAGGGGAAGTGTGGCAGGCCAAAATCAATAATAACCTCGTAGGCAGCTGGTACCATTTGCCTGCAAATGTGCGAGATCGGTACAATGCGATGCTGACCCAGGCTCCAGATGCCTACATTGCAGCAATGCCCTTGCCCAAAGCCGAAGGGTTTGAAGCTTTTGTCACCCAGAAAAGCATGGGTGAACCGGAATGGATGATCCCAGCCACCAAACAGGATAATGCGCCAAATGCGCTGAAGCTGCTGGACTTCTTCTATAATCCTGAAAATGATGAGTTTGGTCGCTTCGGTCTTGAGGGTGAGCAGCATGAAGTCAAGGATGGACGCAAAGTCATTCTTCCACCTGCTGACAATAAACCGCTTGCCTTGGGTATGAAGAATCTGACCACAGCAGAAGACATGAACAAGCGGATTGAAGAGACATATCCGGAAGATCAGCAGCAAATGGTCAAAGACATGTTCAAAGTCAGCACTGCCGATGCGCGGCAAATTGCCGGTGACGGTCTGCCAGCCTCTGTGTATGAAGGTTTTCCTGATATCCAGTCTCACAAGTTGTTTCAAGAGGTATTGACCAAGATTGTCATCGGCGAGCTGCCGATCGAGGCTTATGATGAATATGTGAAGAAATGGAATGCTTCCGGGGGCGAAGTGGTCACCCAGCGTGTACAGGAATGGTATGAGAAGGTGAGAAAATGA